The genomic DNA CGGACCCGATGGCCGGGCCGCAGATTCCGCTGGACGCGCTGGAGGGCCATTCCGCCGGGCTGATCGCGCTGACCGGCGGTCCCGCCGGCTCGGTCGGACGGCTGCTGGGCGAGGGGCAGAAGGATCTGGCGCTCGACGTGCTGGAGCGGCTGAAGCGGCTGTTCCCCGGCCGGCTCTACGTCGAGCTTCAGCGCCACCGCGACCATTTCGCGGTGATCGAAGACGCCATCGAGCCGGCGCTGATCGAACTCGCCTACGCCCACGACCTGCCGCTGGTCGCCACCAACGACTGCTATTTCGCAACCGAGGACATGTACGAGGCGCACGACGCGCTGCTCTGCATCGCCGAGGGTGCCTACATCAGCCAGACCGAGCGCCGCCGCCTCACCCCCGACCACCGCTTCAAGTCGGCCGAGGAGATGCGGGACCTGTTCAAGGACCTGCCGGAGGCGGTGGACAACACGGTCGCCATCGCCAGGCGCTGCTCCTTCCTGCTGAGGCCGATTAAGCCCATCCTGCCGCCCTTCCCCTGCGAGGGCGGCCGCGACGAGGGGGAGGAACTGCGCGCCCAGTCCCGCGAGGGGCTGGAGATGCGGCTGAACAGCGTCGTCTACACCCCGGACATGACGCCGGAGCAGCGCGAAGAGACCCGCAAGACCTATTTCGAGCGGCTGGAGTTCGAGCTGGACGTCATCGTGTCGATGAAGTTCCCCGGCTACTTCCTGATCGTGTCGGACTTCATCAAGTGGGCCAAGTCGCACGACATCCCGGTTGGGCCGGGCCGCGGGTCGGGCGCCGGCTCGGTCGTCGCCTGGGCGCTGACCATCACTGACCTGGACCCGCTGCGCTTCGGCCTGCTGTTCGAACGCTTCCTGAATCCCGAACGCGTGTCGATGCCTGACTTCGACGTGGACTTCTGCCAGGACCGCCGCGAAGAGGTGATCCGCTATGTCCAGGACAAGTACGGCTACGACCGCGTCGCCCAGATCATCACCTTTGGTAAGCTGCAGGCCCGCGCCGTGCTGCGCGACGTCGGGCGCGTGCTGCAGATGCCCTACGGGCAGGTGGACAAGATCTGCAAGCTGGTGCCGAACAACCCGGCCAACCCGGTGACGCTCCAGCAGGCGCTCGACAGCGAGGAGATGCTGCGCCAGGCCCGCGACGGCGACGAGACGGTGGCGCGCCTCGTCAACATCGCCCTGAAGCTGGAGGGTCTTTACCGCCACGCCTCGACCCACGCGGCGGGCGTGGTGATCGGCGACCGGCCGCTGCACGATCTGGTGCCGCTGTACCGCGACCCGCGCTCCGACATGCCGGTCACCCAGTTCAACATGAAGTTCGTCGAGCAGGCCGGGCTGGTGAAGTTCGACTTCCTCGGCCTGAAGACGCTGACCGTGCTGAAGACGGCGGTGGACCTGATCCCGGAGAAGCCGGACCTGACCACCGTCACGCTGGATGACCCCCGAAGCTACGAGATTCTGGGGCGCGCCGAATCGACCGGGGTGTTCCAGCTGGAAAGCTCGGGCATGCGCGACGTGCTGCGCCGGCTGAAGCCGAACCGGCTGGAGGACATCATCGCGCTGGTGTCGCTCTACCGCCCCGGCCCGATGGACAACATCCCCAAATACATCAAGGTGAAGAACGGGGAGGAGTTGCCCGACTACATGAATCCGGCTCTGGAGCCGATCCTGAAGGAGACCTTTGGGATCATGATCTACCAGGAGCAGGTCATGCAGATCGCCCAGGTGCTGTCCGGCTATTCGCTGGGCGGCGCCGATCTTCTGCGCCGCGCCATGGGCAAGAAGATCAAGGAGGAGATGGACAAGGAGCGCGACAAGTTCGTCGTCGGCGCCAAGGACAAGGGCGTGGATCCCGATCAGGCCAGCATGATCTTCGATCAGGTGGCCAAGTTCGCCGGCTACGGCTTCAACAAGAGCCACGCCGCCGCCTACGCCCTTGTCGCCTACCACACCGCCTATCTGAAGGCGAACCACCCGGTGGAGTTCATGGCGGCGTCGATGACGCTCGACCTCGGCAACACCGACAAGCTGAACGTCTTCCGGCAGGAGCTGGTGCGGCTGAAGATCAAGCTGCTGACTCCGGACATCAACAAGTCCGACAGCATCTTCGGGGTGGAGGCGCTGCCCGACGGCACCAAGGCGGTGCGCTACGCGCTGGCCGCGGTGAAGGGCGTCGGCCTGCCGGCCATGAAGGCGGTGGTGGAGGAGCGGCGCAAGAACGGCCCCTACAAGAGCCTGTTCGACTTCGCCCGCCGCCTCGACCTGAAGACCATCAACAAGCGCCAGCTCGAAAACCTGACCTGTGCCGGCGCTTTCGACGGCATCAACCCGAACCGCGCGCAGGTGCACGCGGCGCTGGAGACGCTGATCCGCTACGCCCAGGCCGAGGCGGCGGAGCGCGACAGTGGCATCGGCAACCTGTTCGGCGGCGCCGGAGGCGGGCTGAAGGAGCCGGACCTGCCCAAGGTCAAGGAGTGGGAGCCGCTGGAGAAGCTGAAGCACGAGTTCGGCTCCATCGGCTTCTACCTGTCCGCCCACCCGCTGGACGCCTTCGCCGGGCCGCTGGGCCGCATGAGGGTGGTGCGGTCGGCGGACCTTGCCACGGCGGTGACCGGCGGCGGCTCGACCCGGCGCAGCGTCGCCGGCATCGTGGTCAGCCGCAAGGAGAAGACCGCGAAGTCGGGCAACCGCTTCGCCTTCGTGGAGCTGTCCGACTCCAGCGGCGGCTACGAGGTGACGGTCTTCTCCGAGGTGCTGGCGACCAACCGCGACCTGCTGGAGGCCGGGCGCCCGGTGCTGATGACCGTGGACGTCCAGATGAACGGCGAGGACATCCGCCTGACCTGCCAGGAGGTGAAACCGCTGGAGGACGCCGTGGCCCAGGTCTCGGACGGGTTGAAGGTGGTGGTGCGCGACGGTGGGCCGGTGGAGAGCATCCGCGGCATGCTGGAGCGGCTGGCCCGCGGCAAGGGTAAGATCCACCTGCTGGTCGAGATCGACCCGCTGAAGGAGGTGGAGATCCAGCTTCCCGGCTCCTTCAACATCACCAACCAGAGCCGTGCCGCGCTGAAGGCGGTGCCGGGGGTGGTCGAGGTGGTGGAGCTGTAGAGAATGCGCTTTCCATGACGAAGCGGTGCGCGATGCACCGCATTCGGCGCCAACCAATTGGCAAACCGGTGTTGCCAAAGCGGTTGCGGCGGGCTATGTAAGCGCCGTCGTCAAAACCTCACGCGGGCTGGCGGTCCCTCGGCTTTACCCCGATGGCCCGATCCGGTGTCCTGTCAAACGGACAGTGCCCGCGGCGGAGCAACCGGAAAAGGACTTTTCCAAATGGCTATTCCGTCTTTCACCATGCGCCAGCTGCTCGAAGCCGGCGTCCACTTCGGTCACCACACCCGTCGCTGGAACCCGAAGATGGGTCCGTACATCTTCGGCGTGCGCAACGGCGTGCACATCATCGACCTGGAGCAGACCGTCCCGGCTCTGCACCGCGCCCTGCAGGCCGTCCGTGACGTCGTCGCCGGCGGCGGCCGCGTCCTGTTCGTCGGCACCAAGCGCCAGGCCCAGGAGAAGGTGGCCGAGGCCGCGTCGAAGTGCGGCCAGTACTACGTCAACCACCGCTGGCTCGGCGGCATGCTGACCAACTGGAAGACCATCTCCCAGTCGATCAAGCGCCTGCGCGAGATGGAAGAGCGTCTGGGCGGCGACACCTCGGGCCTGACCAAGCGCGAAATCCTCGAGCTGACCCGCGAGCGCGACAAGCTGGAGCGCGCGCTGGGCGGCATCAAGGAGATGGGCGGCCTGCCGGACGTCCTCTTCATCATCGACACCAACAAGGAGTCGATCGCCGTCAAGGAAGCCAACAAGCTCGGCATCCCGGTCATCGCGGTGATCGACAGCAACTCCGATCCGGACGGCGTGGCCTTCCCGATCCCGGGCAACGACGACGCTCTGCGCGCCATCGACCTGTACTGCGAGCTGGTGAACGGCGCCGTGCTTGACGGTCTGCAGGCCGAGATGAGCGCCGCCGGCATCGACGTCGGCTCCAGCGAGGAGGCTCCGGCCGAGCAGCTGCCGGAAGCCGAAGCGGAAGAGGCCGCGCCGGCTGAGCAAGCCCAGGCCTGATCCCGGTGATACGGGGCAGCCGGGCCTTATGACCTATGGCCCGGCTGCCTTTTTTATGAGTTGTTAGGATCAACCCGATCCGCTTGGATCCGTTCGGAAGGAAGAGGGCGAAACCATGGCCGAAATTACCGCCGCGCTCGTCAAGGAACTGCGCGAGAAGACCGGCGCGGGCATGATGGACTGCAAGAAGGCGCTGGCCGAGACCCAGGGCGACCTCGAGGGCGCCGTTGACTGGCTGCGCAAGAAGGGCCTCGCCGCCGCCGCCAAGAAGTCCGGCCGCGTCGCCGCCGAGGGTCTGGTCGCCGTCGCCACCGCCGGCACCGCGGGCGCCGTCGTCGAGGTGAACGCCGAGACCGACTTCGTCGCGCGCAACGATAAGTTCCAGGCCTTCTCCCTGAAGGCCGCCGAGCTGGTCCTGTCCGGTTCGGGCGACGTCGAGGGTCTGAAGGGCACCGCCTATCCGGACGCCGGCCGCACGGTTCAGGAAGAGCTGACCAACCTGATCGCCACCATCGGCGAGAACATGAACATCCGCCGCTCGGCCAAGCTGTCGGTTCCGGCGGGCGTCGTCGTGTCCTACGTCCACTCGGCCATCGCGCCGGGCCTCGGCAAGATCGGCGTTCTGGTCGCCCTGGAGTCGACCGGCGATGTCGCCAAGCTGAACGAGCTGGGCAAGCAGGTCGCGATGCACATCGCCGCCGCCCGTCCGGACGCCCTGGACATCGCCGACGTCGACACCTCCGCCCTGGAGCGTGAGCGCAACGTGCTCGCCGAGCAGGCCCGCGCCTCGGGCAAGCCGGAGAACATCGTCGAGAAGATGCTCGAAGGCCGCATCCGCAAGTACTACGAGGAAGTGGTGCTGCTGGAGCAGACCTACGTGATCGACGGCGAGACCAAGGTCCGCAAGGTGGTGGAGAACGCCGCCAAGGACGTCGGCGCCCCGGTCAAGGTGACGGGCTTCGTCCGCTTCGCGCTGGGCGAGGGCATCGAGAAGGCGGAGAGCGATTTCGCCGCCGAAGTCGCCGCCGCCGCAGGCCAGAAGTAAGGACCCGGCGTTCCGCCGCACGCACTCTTCACACCAACCGGGAGAAAGCCCCCCATGGCCCAGACCACCGGGACCACCGAGCCGGCTGACGGCATCCGCTTCAAACGAGTCCTGCTGAAGGTGTCGGGCGAGGCGTTGATGGGTCAGCGCGACTACGGCCTCGACCCGGAGGTGGTCAACCGCGTCGCCAACGAGGTGAAGGCGGTAATCCAGCTGGGCGTCCAGGTCAGCCTGGTCATCGGCGGGGGCAACATCTTCCGAGGCGTGAAGGGTGCGGCGAGCGGCATGGAGCGCGCCTCGGCCGATTACATCGGGATGCTCGCCACCGTCATGAACGCCCTGTCGATGCAGAGCGCTCTGGAGCGGATGGGCGTTGCGACCCGCGTGCAGTCGGCCATTCCCATGTCGTCGGTGTGCGAGCCCTACATCCGGCGCCGCGCCATCCGGCACATGGAGAAGGGCCGCGTGGTGATCTTCGCGGCCGGCACCGGCAACCCCTTCTTCACCACCGACACCGCCGCCGCTCTGCGCGCGTCGGAGATGGGCTGCGACGCTCTGCTGAAGGGCACGCAGGTGGACGGCGTCTACACCGCCGATCCGAAGAAGGTGAAGGACGCCGAGCGTTACGAGCGCCTGGGCTATCTGGAAGTCCTGGCGAACGATCTGCAGGTGATGGACGCTTCCGCGATCTCCTTGGCGCGTGAGAGCCACATCCCCATACTTGTGTTCTCGATCCACACCCCCGGCG from Azospirillum brasilense includes the following:
- the tsf gene encoding translation elongation factor Ts — translated: MAEITAALVKELREKTGAGMMDCKKALAETQGDLEGAVDWLRKKGLAAAAKKSGRVAAEGLVAVATAGTAGAVVEVNAETDFVARNDKFQAFSLKAAELVLSGSGDVEGLKGTAYPDAGRTVQEELTNLIATIGENMNIRRSAKLSVPAGVVVSYVHSAIAPGLGKIGVLVALESTGDVAKLNELGKQVAMHIAAARPDALDIADVDTSALERERNVLAEQARASGKPENIVEKMLEGRIRKYYEEVVLLEQTYVIDGETKVRKVVENAAKDVGAPVKVTGFVRFALGEGIEKAESDFAAEVAAAAGQK
- the pyrH gene encoding UMP kinase: MAQTTGTTEPADGIRFKRVLLKVSGEALMGQRDYGLDPEVVNRVANEVKAVIQLGVQVSLVIGGGNIFRGVKGAASGMERASADYIGMLATVMNALSMQSALERMGVATRVQSAIPMSSVCEPYIRRRAIRHMEKGRVVIFAAGTGNPFFTTDTAAALRASEMGCDALLKGTQVDGVYTADPKKVKDAERYERLGYLEVLANDLQVMDASAISLARESHIPILVFSIHTPGAFAEVMQGRGKFTIINEETE
- the rpsB gene encoding 30S ribosomal protein S2; this translates as MAIPSFTMRQLLEAGVHFGHHTRRWNPKMGPYIFGVRNGVHIIDLEQTVPALHRALQAVRDVVAGGGRVLFVGTKRQAQEKVAEAASKCGQYYVNHRWLGGMLTNWKTISQSIKRLREMEERLGGDTSGLTKREILELTRERDKLERALGGIKEMGGLPDVLFIIDTNKESIAVKEANKLGIPVIAVIDSNSDPDGVAFPIPGNDDALRAIDLYCELVNGAVLDGLQAEMSAAGIDVGSSEEAPAEQLPEAEAEEAAPAEQAQA
- the dnaE gene encoding DNA polymerase III subunit alpha translates to MPHADFIHLRVHSAYSLSEGAIKVKELVKLCQKKEMPAVAVTDTGNLFGALEFALAAADSGVQPIIGTVLGITRVGPANGKPGLPGKAASVPDQLVLLCQSDEGYRNLMKLVSKAFLESDPMAGPQIPLDALEGHSAGLIALTGGPAGSVGRLLGEGQKDLALDVLERLKRLFPGRLYVELQRHRDHFAVIEDAIEPALIELAYAHDLPLVATNDCYFATEDMYEAHDALLCIAEGAYISQTERRRLTPDHRFKSAEEMRDLFKDLPEAVDNTVAIARRCSFLLRPIKPILPPFPCEGGRDEGEELRAQSREGLEMRLNSVVYTPDMTPEQREETRKTYFERLEFELDVIVSMKFPGYFLIVSDFIKWAKSHDIPVGPGRGSGAGSVVAWALTITDLDPLRFGLLFERFLNPERVSMPDFDVDFCQDRREEVIRYVQDKYGYDRVAQIITFGKLQARAVLRDVGRVLQMPYGQVDKICKLVPNNPANPVTLQQALDSEEMLRQARDGDETVARLVNIALKLEGLYRHASTHAAGVVIGDRPLHDLVPLYRDPRSDMPVTQFNMKFVEQAGLVKFDFLGLKTLTVLKTAVDLIPEKPDLTTVTLDDPRSYEILGRAESTGVFQLESSGMRDVLRRLKPNRLEDIIALVSLYRPGPMDNIPKYIKVKNGEELPDYMNPALEPILKETFGIMIYQEQVMQIAQVLSGYSLGGADLLRRAMGKKIKEEMDKERDKFVVGAKDKGVDPDQASMIFDQVAKFAGYGFNKSHAAAYALVAYHTAYLKANHPVEFMAASMTLDLGNTDKLNVFRQELVRLKIKLLTPDINKSDSIFGVEALPDGTKAVRYALAAVKGVGLPAMKAVVEERRKNGPYKSLFDFARRLDLKTINKRQLENLTCAGAFDGINPNRAQVHAALETLIRYAQAEAAERDSGIGNLFGGAGGGLKEPDLPKVKEWEPLEKLKHEFGSIGFYLSAHPLDAFAGPLGRMRVVRSADLATAVTGGGSTRRSVAGIVVSRKEKTAKSGNRFAFVELSDSSGGYEVTVFSEVLATNRDLLEAGRPVLMTVDVQMNGEDIRLTCQEVKPLEDAVAQVSDGLKVVVRDGGPVESIRGMLERLARGKGKIHLLVEIDPLKEVEIQLPGSFNITNQSRAALKAVPGVVEVVEL